The following proteins come from a genomic window of Gynuella sunshinyii YC6258:
- a CDS encoding tyrosine-type recombinase/integrase, which translates to MATPIPIPLFPPYRELKDFRWDEYPQLRTHLDALPGWCLEHWTWAKDFLLYLGRNKSEHTFIRFRSDVEKFLLWSFFFAEKPIDQYRKTDLLDYAEFFFKPPQTWISLKNVDKFVLTGGIYEINQDWRPFRFIADDHETDKKKYRPSQQSLQAMFSALSAFYTHLMDEEYCLGNPAIMAKKDCKRLVKDAQVRETKRLDQDQWRFLLDTAQKMAQEDSLYERNLFLIACMKTMFLRISELSERDDWIPSMSHFWQDDSKNWWLKIFGKGKKIRDISVPDSFLPYLERYRGWRGLSALPGRQERYPIVEKIRGVGGMTGRQLSRLVHQVLEQAYDDMKAMAGEKQAQIFREVSPHWLRHTGASLEIERGRALKDVSEDLGHASMGTTDMIYVQTSAKQRAASGKKREV; encoded by the coding sequence ATGGCGACACCAATACCGATTCCTTTGTTTCCACCGTACAGAGAACTTAAAGATTTCCGTTGGGATGAATATCCGCAACTCAGAACGCATTTGGATGCCTTACCTGGCTGGTGCCTTGAGCATTGGACCTGGGCTAAAGATTTTTTATTGTATCTGGGTCGCAATAAGTCTGAACATACCTTTATTCGGTTTCGGTCAGATGTTGAAAAATTCCTGCTGTGGAGTTTTTTCTTTGCTGAAAAGCCCATTGATCAATATCGAAAAACTGATTTGCTGGATTACGCTGAGTTTTTCTTTAAGCCACCACAAACCTGGATTTCTTTGAAAAACGTCGACAAGTTTGTGCTGACTGGCGGGATTTATGAAATCAACCAGGATTGGCGTCCGTTCCGCTTTATTGCTGATGATCACGAAACGGATAAGAAAAAATATCGTCCTTCGCAACAATCCCTTCAAGCCATGTTTTCGGCGTTGAGTGCCTTTTATACGCATTTAATGGATGAAGAATATTGTCTGGGCAATCCGGCGATCATGGCCAAAAAAGACTGCAAGCGCCTGGTCAAAGATGCTCAGGTGCGCGAGACCAAACGGCTGGATCAGGATCAGTGGCGGTTTTTACTCGATACCGCCCAGAAAATGGCTCAGGAAGACTCTCTTTATGAGCGAAATCTATTTCTGATTGCTTGTATGAAAACCATGTTTTTGCGAATTTCTGAGCTCTCAGAACGGGATGACTGGATACCCTCCATGAGCCACTTTTGGCAGGACGACAGTAAAAACTGGTGGCTCAAAATATTCGGTAAAGGCAAAAAAATTCGCGACATTTCTGTACCTGACAGCTTTTTACCGTATTTAGAGCGATATCGCGGCTGGAGAGGTTTGAGCGCTCTGCCCGGACGTCAGGAGAGATATCCTATTGTTGAGAAAATCCGCGGCGTTGGAGGCATGACTGGTCGTCAGCTATCCCGTCTGGTTCATCAGGTACTTGAACAGGCTTATGATGATATGAAAGCCATGGCCGGCGAAAAACAGGCGCAGATATTCCGGGAGGTTTCTCCACACTGGCTACGACACACAGGCGCCAGTCTGGAAATTGAGCGAGGTCGCGCGCTCAAAGATGTGTCTGAAGATCTGGGCCATGCCAGCATGGGAACAACGGATATGATCTATGTTCAAACAAGTGCCAAGCAACGGGCCGCAAGTGGCAAAAAACGGGAAGTCTGA
- a CDS encoding SRPBCC family protein, translating into MSDETNTVKLHRVLAAPVERVYKAFTDKQALEYWLPPYGFTGAIHEIDIREGGGYRMSFINFGTGSSHSFTVEYVELVPNERIHHTDRFDDASLPGEMQVTIDFKTVFCGTEIHIVQAGIPSVIPVESCYLGWQESLEQLARLVGPDIPDQGESD; encoded by the coding sequence ATGTCTGATGAAACCAATACCGTGAAGTTACACCGGGTACTGGCAGCACCTGTGGAACGTGTCTACAAAGCATTCACTGATAAACAGGCTCTGGAATACTGGCTGCCGCCTTATGGTTTTACCGGCGCGATCCATGAAATAGATATTCGCGAGGGTGGTGGCTATCGTATGTCTTTTATCAACTTTGGTACTGGCAGCAGCCATTCATTTACCGTTGAGTATGTCGAACTGGTACCCAATGAACGCATCCACCACACAGATCGTTTTGATGACGCCAGTCTGCCTGGTGAAATGCAGGTCACGATTGATTTCAAAACGGTGTTCTGTGGCACAGAGATCCATATTGTCCAGGCCGGCATTCCATCAGTCATTCCCGTTGAAAGCTGCTATCTGGGTTGGCAGGAGTCTCTGGAACAACTTGCCCGGCTGGTTGGACCGGACATCCCTGATCAGGGTGAGAGCGATTAG
- a CDS encoding YciI family protein: protein MKYLCLVYYDEKKMQQLSQQEWDSLNQECMACVDGLTESGHFLDGAPLLSTETATTLRMRDNKALVTDGPFAETKEQLAGFYMLEARDMNEAIRLAEKIPPARYGCVEIRPVRELMPQNNSR, encoded by the coding sequence ATGAAATATCTGTGCCTGGTTTACTACGACGAAAAGAAAATGCAGCAATTGTCCCAGCAGGAATGGGACAGCCTCAATCAGGAGTGCATGGCGTGCGTGGATGGCTTAACCGAGAGCGGCCACTTTTTGGATGGCGCGCCATTACTTTCCACAGAAACCGCAACCACCCTGCGTATGCGTGACAACAAAGCATTGGTGACGGACGGTCCATTCGCAGAAACAAAAGAACAGCTGGCGGGATTTTACATGCTGGAAGCACGGGACATGAATGAAGCCATTCGACTGGCAGAGAAAATTCCACCGGCTCGTTACGGTTGTGTGGAAATTCGTCCTGTCAGAGAACTCATGCCACAGAACAATAGTCGCTGA
- a CDS encoding VOC family protein — protein MSDQHGTFIWYELLTSDNDAALAFYSEILGWQAIDSGQPDMDYRILQARDEETGKLIEVSGLMQLTAEMRQGGSMPIWLGYIGVDDVDQSISHIVAAGGQVLMPASDIPDVGRIAMVTDPQGTPFYVMHAIGDEASQAFAADKPRVGHCAWNELATPDPEAAKAFYFKEFGWSKDGDMDMGPMGSYEFIRHNGIIGAFMPGSEDGPMWQYYFRCANIDDACKAIIENGGQILHGPDEIPGGDFIIKGVDPQGALFALVGAKSNHSK, from the coding sequence ATGTCCGATCAACACGGCACCTTCATCTGGTACGAATTATTAACCAGCGATAATGACGCAGCTCTGGCGTTTTACAGCGAAATTCTGGGATGGCAGGCCATCGACAGTGGCCAGCCCGATATGGACTACCGCATTCTTCAGGCCCGGGATGAGGAGACAGGCAAGTTAATAGAAGTCAGTGGTCTGATGCAGTTGACCGCAGAAATGCGCCAGGGTGGAAGTATGCCGATATGGCTGGGCTATATCGGTGTTGACGATGTGGACCAATCCATCAGTCATATCGTCGCTGCCGGCGGACAGGTTCTGATGCCAGCTTCTGATATTCCCGATGTTGGCCGCATTGCCATGGTCACCGATCCGCAGGGCACACCATTTTATGTCATGCATGCGATCGGCGACGAAGCCAGCCAGGCTTTCGCGGCGGACAAACCTCGCGTAGGTCACTGTGCCTGGAATGAACTGGCAACTCCTGATCCGGAAGCCGCCAAAGCATTTTATTTCAAGGAATTCGGCTGGAGCAAAGATGGTGACATGGATATGGGTCCAATGGGCAGTTACGAATTCATTCGTCACAACGGAATCATAGGCGCTTTCATGCCCGGTTCTGAAGACGGTCCCATGTGGCAATACTATTTTCGATGCGCCAACATCGATGATGCCTGTAAGGCCATTATCGAGAACGGCGGACAAATTCTGCATGGCCCTGATGAGATACCTGGTGGCGACTTTATCATCAAGGGTGTTGATCCACAGGGAGCATTGTTTGCCCTGGTAGGTGCCAAAAGCAACCACTCAAAATAA
- a CDS encoding DUF1428 domain-containing protein produces the protein MAYIDGFIIAVPHTNKDAFIRHAETIDDVFLKWGATRVLECWEDNVPDGQVTDFRRAVQAREDEAVIFSWVEWPDKATRDAGMEKMMAMMETDSRFDPEQNPMPFDGKRMIFGGFVPVVTLEHQP, from the coding sequence ATGGCTTATATCGATGGATTTATTATTGCCGTTCCTCATACCAATAAAGATGCTTTTATCCGGCACGCAGAAACAATCGATGATGTTTTCTTAAAGTGGGGTGCCACCCGTGTTCTGGAGTGCTGGGAAGATAACGTGCCTGACGGCCAGGTGACCGATTTCCGCCGTGCGGTGCAGGCCCGGGAAGACGAGGCGGTCATCTTTTCCTGGGTGGAATGGCCGGACAAGGCGACCCGTGATGCCGGCATGGAAAAAATGATGGCAATGATGGAAACCGACTCACGTTTCGATCCGGAACAGAATCCTATGCCCTTTGACGGCAAACGCATGATCTTCGGTGGCTTCGTACCGGTGGTCACACTGGAACATCAACCGTAA
- a CDS encoding RNA polymerase sigma factor has protein sequence MSASLEQRIAEVYQAESRRVLATLIRLLHGHFDMAEDALQDAFIAALSQWQRDGIPDNPRAWLVSAGRFKAIDQLRKSTRLDSCLEELAQTLEMESQIQSMDADDALEDDQLRLIFTCCHPSLAMESRIALTLREVCGLTTEAIAAAFLLPVPTLAQRIVRAKNKIRDARIPYEVPEPDALPERLEAVLSVVYLVFNEGYSASSGTQVIQGDLATEAIRLTRLLRDLLPNAEVTGLLALMLLHDARRNGRTSVDGDLIPLEEQDRSRWNQSQIREGCDLVIQALKAGPPGVYTLQAAIAAVHAEAPTAAATDWAEITGLYDVLLRQCSSPVVALNRAVALAMRDGPEAGLKAIDAFRNHKELQHYYLLHAARADLFRRLDRSQEAIQCYQQALDLVKQEPERRFLQQRLAMLQKK, from the coding sequence ATGAGCGCTTCTCTTGAACAACGTATTGCCGAGGTCTACCAGGCTGAATCACGTCGTGTGCTGGCGACGTTAATCCGGCTGCTACACGGTCACTTTGATATGGCTGAGGATGCTTTGCAGGATGCGTTTATCGCAGCTCTGTCGCAATGGCAGCGTGATGGCATTCCCGATAATCCCCGGGCCTGGCTGGTATCTGCCGGTCGCTTCAAGGCCATTGACCAATTACGTAAAAGTACGCGCCTTGACAGCTGCCTGGAAGAGCTTGCCCAAACTCTGGAAATGGAATCGCAAATCCAGTCAATGGACGCCGACGACGCCCTCGAAGACGACCAGCTGCGACTGATATTTACCTGTTGTCACCCAAGCCTGGCGATGGAAAGCCGCATTGCGCTGACTCTGCGGGAAGTGTGCGGGCTGACCACTGAGGCCATTGCGGCGGCGTTTTTATTGCCGGTACCGACGCTGGCACAACGCATCGTCAGGGCAAAAAACAAAATCCGCGATGCCCGCATTCCTTATGAAGTACCCGAGCCTGATGCGCTGCCAGAGCGTCTGGAGGCCGTATTATCCGTTGTGTATCTGGTTTTCAACGAGGGTTATTCAGCATCCAGCGGTACTCAGGTTATCCAGGGAGACCTGGCAACTGAAGCCATTCGCTTAACGAGGTTATTACGGGATTTGTTACCCAATGCCGAGGTAACCGGCCTGCTGGCGCTGATGCTGTTGCATGATGCCAGACGCAATGGCCGAACCAGTGTCGACGGTGACCTGATTCCTTTGGAAGAGCAGGATCGCTCGCGATGGAATCAAAGCCAGATCCGGGAAGGCTGTGATTTGGTCATACAGGCGTTGAAAGCCGGTCCGCCCGGCGTATACACCTTGCAGGCAGCCATCGCAGCTGTTCATGCGGAAGCGCCAACCGCTGCTGCAACGGATTGGGCGGAAATTACCGGGCTGTACGATGTTTTGCTGCGTCAGTGTTCTTCCCCGGTTGTGGCACTCAACCGCGCGGTGGCTCTGGCCATGCGCGATGGGCCAGAGGCCGGACTGAAAGCCATTGATGCGTTCAGAAATCACAAGGAGTTACAGCATTACTACCTGCTGCATGCTGCTCGGGCAGACCTTTTTCGCCGCCTTGATCGTTCACAGGAGGCAATCCAGTGTTATCAGCAGGCACTGGATCTGGTAAAGCAGGAACCGGAGAGACGCTTCTTGCAGCAGCGTCTGGCCATGTTGCAAAAAAAATAA
- a CDS encoding metalloregulator ArsR/SmtB family transcription factor, translated as MRVLFICTGNSARSQMAEAVLRDMAGDHFEVYSAGTHPEEVDPRTLSTLERAGIPGADLRSKHSDEFAGQSFDYVISLCDKAHQECRHWPGAGVVMAWDFPDPKASDDSLAFARTLHEISERIRLFVLVNSKQVSESFKPLAPVDFYKALADETRLKSLLLIEAKGVLCVCDLMVALDESQPKISRHLALLRKSNIVKERRQGQWMYYRLHPSLPEWARQTLESTSTHNRDYLADCLQRLSLSCQTTCEPQS; from the coding sequence ATGAGAGTTTTATTTATCTGTACCGGTAATTCTGCCCGTTCGCAGATGGCTGAGGCGGTGCTGAGGGATATGGCCGGCGATCATTTTGAGGTTTATAGCGCCGGGACTCATCCTGAAGAGGTCGATCCGCGAACGCTGTCCACTTTGGAGCGGGCCGGTATTCCAGGCGCTGACTTGCGCTCCAAGCATTCGGATGAGTTTGCCGGGCAATCATTTGATTATGTCATTTCGCTGTGTGACAAGGCGCACCAGGAATGCCGCCACTGGCCAGGCGCTGGTGTGGTCATGGCCTGGGATTTTCCCGATCCAAAAGCCAGTGATGATTCGCTGGCGTTTGCCCGCACACTGCATGAGATCAGCGAGCGCATCCGCTTGTTTGTGCTGGTCAACAGCAAGCAGGTCAGCGAATCATTCAAACCCCTCGCGCCGGTGGATTTCTATAAGGCGCTGGCAGATGAAACCCGTCTGAAATCATTGTTATTGATTGAAGCGAAAGGCGTGCTGTGCGTCTGCGATCTGATGGTGGCACTGGACGAATCCCAACCGAAAATTTCCCGGCATCTGGCGCTGCTGCGCAAGAGCAATATCGTCAAGGAACGCCGTCAGGGGCAATGGATGTATTACCGTCTCCACCCTTCCTTACCGGAATGGGCACGGCAAACGCTCGAAAGTACCTCTACACATAATCGCGATTATCTGGCGGATTGCCTGCAACGGCTTTCCTTATCCTGTCAAACCACGTGTGAACCCCAATCATGA
- a CDS encoding arsenate reductase ArsC — translation MKILYICTHNRCRSILSEAITNHKAGGRIEARSAGSQPAGEVHPLSLKYLAEAGIPTTDLRSQSWDEFEDFAPDVVVTVCDSAAGEACPVWFGKTLKVHWGLEDPSKLSGSEEDIADAFRHTIQLISDRVDALLTVAAMDKTQWADALAALGAHS, via the coding sequence ATGAAAATTCTGTATATCTGCACTCATAACCGCTGCCGCAGTATCCTGTCTGAGGCGATTACCAATCACAAAGCCGGTGGCCGGATTGAAGCCAGAAGCGCTGGCAGCCAACCCGCAGGAGAAGTCCATCCCCTGTCACTCAAATATCTCGCAGAAGCCGGTATCCCGACCACAGATCTGCGCAGTCAGTCCTGGGATGAGTTTGAGGATTTTGCTCCGGATGTGGTGGTCACCGTGTGCGATTCCGCCGCTGGTGAAGCCTGTCCGGTCTGGTTTGGCAAAACGCTGAAAGTCCATTGGGGGTTGGAAGATCCCTCCAAACTGAGCGGTTCGGAAGAAGACATCGCCGATGCTTTCCGGCACACCATTCAGCTCATCAGTGACCGGGTGGATGCGTTGCTGACCGTTGCCGCAATGGATAAAACCCAGTGGGCCGATGCCCTGGCAGCCTTGGGAGCGCACTCATGA
- the arsH gene encoding arsenical resistance protein ArsH has translation MSLDDMSLPSLDQSQFQVPDSSRFSRRFSEHKPRFLLLYGSLRARSFSRLVVEECARLLSRMGGEVRIFDPQGLPLPDSEDEHHPKVKELRELVMWSEGQVWCSPERHGAMTGIMKAQIDWIPLSLGAVRPTQGKTLAVMQVEGGSQSFNVVNQLRVLGRWMRMITIPNQSSVAKAFLEFDDQDRMKPSSYYNRIVDVMEELMKFTLLTRDNSDYLVDRYSERVESAEQLMARVNQRSIQEQ, from the coding sequence ATGAGCCTCGATGATATGTCGTTACCGAGCCTGGATCAGTCCCAGTTCCAGGTGCCGGACAGCAGCCGGTTCAGCCGCCGGTTTTCCGAACATAAACCACGCTTTCTGTTGCTGTATGGATCATTACGTGCGCGCTCCTTCAGCCGACTGGTGGTCGAGGAATGTGCCCGATTATTGAGCCGGATGGGCGGCGAAGTGCGGATTTTCGACCCGCAGGGATTACCCCTGCCGGATAGCGAAGATGAACACCATCCCAAAGTGAAAGAACTGCGGGAACTGGTGATGTGGTCCGAAGGTCAGGTCTGGTGTTCGCCGGAACGTCATGGTGCCATGACCGGCATTATGAAGGCTCAGATTGACTGGATTCCTCTGTCACTGGGGGCTGTGCGTCCGACGCAGGGCAAAACCCTCGCAGTCATGCAGGTGGAAGGCGGTTCGCAGTCTTTTAATGTAGTCAATCAGTTGCGGGTATTGGGACGTTGGATGCGCATGATCACCATTCCCAACCAGTCATCGGTTGCCAAAGCCTTTTTGGAATTTGACGATCAGGACCGGATGAAACCTTCCAGTTACTACAATCGTATTGTCGATGTCATGGAAGAGCTGATGAAGTTTACCCTGCTCACCCGCGATAACAGCGACTATCTGGTGGACCGTTACTCTGAGCGGGTGGAAAGTGCCGAACAGCTGATGGCACGCGTCAATCAGCGGTCGATACAGGAGCAATGA
- the arsB gene encoding ACR3 family arsenite efflux transporter gives MGLFERYLSLWVALCIALGVLLGNLAPGVFGQIAAIEYAHVNLVVAVLIWLMIYPMMIQIDFTSLKDVGKKPKGLILTLVINWLIKPFTMALLGALFFKVLFVGWVDPQSAAEYIAGMILLGVAPCTAMVFVWSQLTKGDPNYTLVQVSINDIIMIFAFAPVTAFLLGISDIQVPWETLLLSVVLYVVLPLIIGAITRSKLDRANDHSRLTAFVAAFKPWSVIGLLATVVLLFGFQAQTILDKPMVIGLIAIPLLIQTYGIFAIAYVAARQMRLPHNIAAPACMIGTSNFFELAVAVAISLFGLHSGAALATVVGVLVEVPVMLSLVWFANRTRHWFE, from the coding sequence ATGGGACTGTTTGAACGATATTTATCGTTATGGGTGGCGTTGTGCATCGCTTTGGGCGTGTTGCTGGGAAACCTGGCACCGGGCGTTTTTGGTCAGATTGCCGCCATCGAGTATGCCCATGTGAACCTGGTCGTGGCGGTACTGATCTGGCTGATGATTTACCCGATGATGATCCAGATTGACTTTACTTCACTCAAAGACGTGGGCAAAAAACCCAAGGGCCTGATACTGACACTGGTGATCAACTGGCTGATCAAACCCTTCACCATGGCGTTGTTGGGGGCACTGTTCTTCAAGGTGTTGTTTGTCGGCTGGGTGGACCCGCAATCGGCAGCCGAGTATATCGCCGGCATGATATTACTGGGCGTCGCGCCCTGCACAGCGATGGTGTTTGTCTGGAGTCAGCTGACCAAGGGTGACCCCAACTACACTCTGGTACAGGTCTCCATTAACGACATTATTATGATCTTTGCGTTTGCGCCGGTGACAGCGTTTTTGCTGGGTATCAGCGACATCCAGGTGCCGTGGGAAACATTGTTACTGTCGGTGGTGTTGTATGTGGTTCTGCCGTTGATCATCGGTGCCATTACCCGCAGTAAACTGGACAGAGCCAATGACCACAGCCGGCTGACGGCCTTTGTTGCAGCCTTCAAGCCCTGGTCAGTCATTGGCCTGCTGGCGACCGTGGTTTTATTGTTCGGATTTCAGGCGCAAACGATTCTGGATAAGCCGATGGTCATCGGTCTGATTGCCATACCGCTGCTGATTCAGACCTATGGCATCTTTGCAATTGCTTATGTCGCCGCCAGACAGATGCGCTTACCGCACAATATCGCTGCGCCAGCCTGCATGATCGGCACCTCGAATTTCTTTGAACTGGCGGTTGCCGTTGCCATTTCCCTGTTTGGTCTGCACTCGGGTGCGGCACTGGCCACAGTGGTTGGCGTGCTGGTGGAAGTACCGGTTATGTTGTCGCTGGTATGGTTCGCCAATCGTACCCGTCACTGGTTTGAGTGA
- a CDS encoding sigma-70 family RNA polymerase sigma factor, with protein sequence MKCLLQAIRQNEVELRAFLRRRLSTDAAAEDLLQEVFLRAIAQGPKFCSVSQPRAWLFRVARNAIIDYQRRDRETSELSEDMAHPEEEPAPVDLLTECLGRNLARLNQTDRDIIEYCDLLNMTVKSYAEHRQLSLSAAKARLLRARQRLRTSLIRHCSVRFDETGQVCSFTVPPAAS encoded by the coding sequence TTGAAATGTCTGTTGCAGGCGATCCGTCAGAATGAAGTTGAGCTAAGGGCATTTCTGCGCCGTCGGCTATCAACCGACGCAGCAGCGGAAGACCTGCTGCAGGAAGTCTTTCTGCGCGCCATTGCCCAAGGCCCGAAATTCTGTTCCGTCAGCCAGCCCCGTGCCTGGCTGTTTCGGGTCGCCCGCAACGCGATCATCGATTATCAACGCCGGGACCGGGAAACCAGCGAACTGTCTGAGGATATGGCGCATCCCGAGGAAGAACCAGCGCCCGTTGACCTGTTGACCGAATGTCTGGGCCGAAATCTCGCCCGACTGAATCAGACCGATCGCGACATCATCGAATACTGTGATCTGCTGAATATGACCGTCAAGAGCTATGCCGAACACCGCCAGCTATCACTATCCGCCGCCAAAGCGCGCTTACTGCGGGCCCGTCAGCGTCTGCGTACTTCACTGATCCGGCATTGCTCTGTCCGCTTTGATGAAACCGGACAAGTATGCAGCTTTACCGTGCCGCCTGCGGCATCCTGA
- a CDS encoding permease has translation MLGIFADFASWLVYDLAGFSATTRLGSALHFFVEDVSKIFVLLIIMIYVIALLRASLDVERVRDFLAGKHRGIGYLLASGFGAITPFCSCSSIPVFLGFTSAGIPVGITMAFLLTSPLINEVAMLLLLSLLGWKFTVLYVLVGMAVGMLGGLFLDTVRAERWLQSFAARALQTARSSQTNTQAGPAPRLTFRERHEFAKREAQEIFGRVWKWVIIGVGLGAALHGFVPDGWIASHLGAGQWWTVPAAVLLGIPLYSNATGVIPVMESLITHGLPIGTTLAFCMSTVAASFPEFILLKQVMQWRLLAILFGMLLVSFTLVGWIFNSLSFLL, from the coding sequence ATGTTGGGCATATTTGCAGATTTTGCCAGTTGGCTGGTTTATGACCTGGCCGGATTTTCCGCCACAACCCGGCTGGGCAGTGCTTTGCATTTTTTTGTGGAGGATGTCAGCAAGATTTTTGTGCTGCTGATCATCATGATTTATGTCATCGCGCTGTTGCGGGCATCACTGGATGTTGAACGGGTACGGGATTTTCTGGCCGGTAAACATCGTGGCATTGGTTACCTGCTTGCCTCAGGTTTTGGTGCCATCACGCCATTTTGTTCCTGCTCCAGTATTCCAGTATTTCTGGGATTCACCTCCGCTGGTATTCCGGTGGGTATTACCATGGCATTTCTGCTGACATCACCGTTGATCAATGAAGTTGCCATGCTATTGCTGCTCAGTCTGCTGGGCTGGAAATTCACCGTTTTATATGTGCTGGTGGGCATGGCGGTTGGCATGCTGGGTGGTCTTTTTCTCGATACGGTCCGGGCCGAACGCTGGTTGCAATCGTTTGCCGCCCGGGCGTTGCAGACCGCCCGAAGTTCTCAAACCAATACTCAGGCAGGCCCGGCTCCACGACTCACCTTCCGCGAGCGCCACGAGTTTGCCAAACGAGAAGCTCAGGAGATTTTTGGCCGGGTATGGAAATGGGTCATCATCGGGGTGGGCCTTGGTGCGGCGTTACACGGATTTGTCCCCGATGGCTGGATAGCCTCACACCTCGGAGCGGGCCAATGGTGGACCGTTCCCGCAGCGGTACTGCTGGGCATTCCCTTATATTCAAATGCGACCGGAGTCATTCCGGTTATGGAAAGCCTGATCACTCATGGCCTTCCCATAGGCACGACTCTGGCATTTTGTATGAGTACCGTTGCCGCCAGTTTTCCCGAATTTATCCTGCTCAAACAAGTGATGCAGTGGCGTTTGCTGGCCATTTTGTTTGGTATGCTGCTGGTGTCATTTACGCTGGTTGGATGGATATTTAATAGCCTGTCATTTTTACTCTAA
- a CDS encoding thioredoxin family protein, whose translation MKIIKVLGSGCAKCKSTATLIEDSARALGIEVSVQKVQEPENIMAYGVMSTPAVVIDETVVHKGGVPNKEQVMEWLAS comes from the coding sequence ATGAAAATTATCAAAGTTCTGGGCAGCGGTTGTGCCAAATGCAAGAGCACCGCAACACTGATTGAAGACAGTGCCCGTGCGCTGGGTATCGAAGTGTCTGTTCAGAAAGTTCAGGAACCCGAAAACATTATGGCCTATGGCGTCATGTCCACGCCGGCGGTGGTCATTGACGAGACCGTAGTGCACAAAGGTGGTGTTCCGAATAAAGAACAGGTTATGGAATGGTTAGCATCGTAA
- a CDS encoding DUF6980 family protein, which yields MNKHCCERMEGAIKLDCQLHEDIYSCPDVLISYTSKFDEYGLIIHDGGSASIAIIFCPWCGTKLPESKRDLWFDELEKLGFDDPGEQKIPNEYTSDAWYRNT from the coding sequence ATGAATAAACATTGTTGCGAACGGATGGAAGGCGCAATCAAGCTGGATTGCCAGTTACACGAAGATATTTATTCATGTCCCGATGTTCTTATAAGCTACACATCAAAATTCGACGAGTATGGCTTAATCATTCATGATGGTGGTTCTGCTTCAATAGCTATCATATTTTGTCCGTGGTGCGGTACGAAGCTGCCTGAATCCAAAAGAGATTTGTGGTTTGATGAATTAGAGAAGCTTGGTTTTGATGATCCAGGCGAACAAAAAATACCAAACGAGTACACAAGTGATGCCTGGTATAGAAACACTTAA
- a CDS encoding ATP-binding protein codes for MDRETTHRHNTKISRLLKAANLKLQVYPEDIDYQHPRGLTKSQLADLLSNQWIHQHHNVLITGPTGCGKTYLGCVLATQACRHGLSVRYFRTSRRMEMLSIAHGDGRFAKLIQQLAKTDLLVLDDWGLEKMTLSQRNDLLEIMEDRHGLKSTLITSQLPITQ; via the coding sequence GTGGATCGGGAAACCACCCACCGCCATAACACTAAAATCAGCCGCTTACTCAAGGCGGCCAACCTCAAACTCCAGGTGTACCCGGAGGATATTGATTACCAGCACCCGCGAGGGCTGACGAAAAGCCAGTTGGCCGATCTGCTCAGCAACCAGTGGATACACCAGCATCACAACGTCTTAATCACCGGGCCAACCGGATGTGGCAAAACCTACCTCGGCTGTGTACTGGCGACTCAGGCCTGTCGTCATGGCTTATCCGTGCGTTACTTCCGCACCTCACGACGGATGGAAATGCTCAGCATTGCGCATGGTGATGGCCGCTTTGCGAAGCTCATCCAGCAACTGGCCAAAACCGATCTGTTGGTGCTGGACGACTGGGGTCTGGAGAAAATGACGCTGAGCCAGCGCAACGACCTGCTGGAAATCATGGAAGACCGACACGGCCTGAAATCGACGCTGATCACCAGTCAATTACCGATTACGCAGTGA